A DNA window from Haloferax volcanii DS2 contains the following coding sequences:
- a CDS encoding zinc-dependent alcohol dehydrogenase, producing MRGLAKVERSSGAMEFVERQKPKPGAGEVLVEVDYAGLCGSDAGIYEFESAFERMDLPTVIGHEYAGRVVEVGDGVTEFGVGDRVVERPIRGCGECYQCRIGEENVCQDAVITGVDHDGAYERFIAVPERALHPIPDDVKQQHAAVAEPTSIAARAVIENSRVGAGDRVLVEGPGPIGLLTAQVAGAQGGTVVVSGVGQDADYRLPLAEELGFETVNVADDDTEARRERHTGGVGYDVVFDTTGHPSGLTTAVDEVRKGGQIVLVGQTGETSMPYSPLVRAEIDLQCSYASMYEDFERSFRLIRDGDVDCETFVDTRFSLFEADEAFETFIEGGTCKPVFDISELA from the coding sequence ATGCGAGGACTTGCCAAAGTAGAGCGTAGCTCCGGCGCTATGGAGTTCGTCGAGCGACAGAAACCGAAACCGGGTGCCGGAGAGGTGCTCGTAGAGGTCGACTACGCCGGCCTCTGCGGGAGCGACGCGGGAATCTACGAGTTCGAATCCGCCTTCGAGCGGATGGACCTCCCGACGGTCATCGGCCACGAGTACGCCGGTCGCGTGGTCGAAGTCGGCGACGGCGTGACGGAGTTCGGCGTCGGCGACCGCGTGGTCGAACGACCGATTCGCGGCTGCGGCGAGTGTTATCAGTGTCGCATCGGCGAGGAGAACGTCTGCCAGGACGCGGTCATCACCGGCGTCGACCACGACGGCGCGTACGAGCGGTTCATCGCCGTCCCGGAGCGCGCCCTCCACCCGATTCCCGACGACGTGAAACAGCAGCACGCCGCGGTCGCGGAGCCGACGAGCATCGCCGCGCGCGCCGTCATCGAGAACTCCCGGGTCGGCGCGGGCGACCGCGTGTTGGTCGAAGGCCCCGGGCCAATCGGTCTGCTCACGGCCCAAGTCGCGGGCGCGCAGGGCGGCACCGTCGTCGTCTCCGGCGTGGGACAGGACGCCGACTATCGCCTCCCGCTCGCGGAGGAACTCGGCTTCGAGACGGTCAACGTCGCCGACGACGACACCGAGGCGCGCCGCGAGCGCCACACCGGCGGCGTCGGCTACGACGTGGTGTTCGACACGACCGGCCACCCCTCGGGGCTCACGACGGCCGTCGACGAGGTCCGCAAGGGCGGCCAAATCGTCCTCGTCGGCCAGACCGGCGAGACGTCGATGCCCTACTCCCCGCTCGTTCGGGCCGAAATCGACCTCCAGTGTTCGTACGCCTCGATGTACGAGGACTTCGAGCGCTCCTTCCGACTGATTCGCGACGGCGACGTGGACTGCGAGACGTTCGTCGACACCCGGTTTTCGCTGTTCGAAGCCGACGAAGCCTTCGAGACGTTCATCGAAGGCGGGACGTGCAAGCCGGTGTTCGATATCTCGGAGTTGGCGTAG
- a CDS encoding SDR family NAD(P)-dependent oxidoreductase — protein MVAYEHTPVSVSDKRVVVVGGTSGIGQAIALGFASEGADVLATSRRESAVDETADAIEELGANAVRETCDVTDPASLERVRERAVEEFGGVDVVVASQGAISRETVRDIDDDAWDHVTDIALGGVRRVTQELAPAVADGGSIINISSLAARLSMANLPAYSAAKGGVEAFTRASAKELAPEIRVNAIAPGFVITPQNADTYAEGTEKRERIDERTPLGRVAEREEIVGAAVFLASDASSFVTGEVVTVDGGFADSAF, from the coding sequence ATGGTCGCATACGAGCACACGCCAGTCTCCGTCAGTGACAAGCGCGTCGTCGTCGTCGGCGGGACGAGCGGTATCGGTCAGGCAATCGCCCTCGGATTCGCCAGCGAGGGCGCGGACGTCCTCGCAACCAGCCGACGCGAGTCGGCGGTCGACGAGACGGCCGACGCCATCGAGGAACTGGGAGCGAACGCGGTTCGGGAGACCTGCGACGTGACGGACCCGGCCTCGCTCGAACGCGTCCGCGAGCGCGCCGTCGAGGAGTTCGGCGGCGTCGACGTGGTCGTCGCCTCGCAGGGCGCGATATCCCGCGAGACGGTCCGCGACATCGACGACGACGCGTGGGACCACGTCACCGACATCGCGCTCGGGGGCGTCCGCCGCGTGACGCAGGAGCTGGCCCCGGCCGTCGCCGACGGCGGGTCGATTATCAACATCTCCTCGTTGGCCGCGCGGCTCTCGATGGCGAACCTCCCCGCCTACTCGGCGGCGAAGGGCGGCGTCGAGGCGTTCACCCGCGCGTCCGCGAAGGAACTTGCCCCCGAGATACGCGTCAACGCCATCGCACCGGGCTTCGTCATCACGCCGCAGAACGCCGACACCTACGCCGAAGGGACCGAAAAGCGCGAGCGAATCGACGAGCGAACGCCGCTCGGCAGAGTCGCGGAACGGGAGGAAATCGTCGGCGCGGCGGTCTTCCTCGCGAGCGACGCGTCTTCGTTCGTGACTGGTGAGGTCGTCACCGTCGACGGCGGGTTCGCGGACAGCGCGTTCTAA
- a CDS encoding fumarylacetoacetate hydrolase family protein, giving the protein MHYHQLAVSGERRLTASRDSTTYDLTSADADLRTFGDLARVASIARTSVDRLAAELTEDADVVDDAFVDRHATVPVDAEEIWAAGVTYQISEQAREEESSMPDMYFDVYDADRPEVFFKATPSRTVEPGDAIGVRGDSEWDVPEPELGIVLRRGEIVGYTVGNDVSSRSIEGENPLYLPQAKVYDRCCSIGPCVVTPEDVEDPHELEMSMTIERDGEVIYDDATNTSEMVRSCDELVSYFTRHNTVPELAVILTGTSLVPEQPFDLQEGDHVDITIEGIGTLSNSVTTV; this is encoded by the coding sequence ATGCATTACCACCAGCTAGCGGTGTCGGGAGAGCGTCGTCTCACGGCAAGCCGCGACTCCACGACGTACGACCTCACGAGCGCCGACGCGGACCTTCGGACGTTCGGTGACTTGGCTCGGGTGGCGAGTATCGCCCGGACCTCGGTCGACCGACTCGCCGCCGAACTGACCGAGGACGCCGACGTGGTCGACGACGCGTTCGTCGACCGGCACGCGACGGTTCCCGTCGACGCCGAGGAAATCTGGGCCGCGGGCGTCACCTACCAGATAAGCGAGCAAGCGCGCGAGGAGGAGAGTTCCATGCCCGATATGTACTTCGACGTGTACGACGCCGACCGGCCGGAGGTTTTCTTCAAGGCCACGCCGTCTCGGACCGTCGAACCGGGCGACGCCATCGGCGTCAGAGGCGACTCCGAATGGGACGTGCCGGAGCCCGAACTGGGTATCGTGCTTCGCCGGGGGGAAATCGTCGGCTACACCGTCGGCAACGACGTGAGTAGTCGGTCGATAGAGGGCGAAAACCCGCTGTATCTCCCACAGGCGAAAGTGTACGACCGCTGTTGTTCCATCGGCCCGTGTGTGGTGACGCCCGAAGACGTGGAGGACCCCCACGAGTTGGAGATGAGCATGACTATCGAGCGCGACGGCGAAGTCATCTACGACGACGCCACGAACACCAGCGAGATGGTCCGCAGCTGCGACGAACTCGTGTCGTACTTCACGCGACACAACACGGTGCCCGAACTGGCGGTCATCCTGACGGGCACGTCGCTCGTCCCCGAACAGCCGTTCGACCTTCAAGAGGGTGACCACGTCGACATCACTATCGAGGGTATCGGAACCCTCTCGAACTCCGTCACCACCGTATGA